From the Borrelia puertoricensis genome, one window contains:
- a CDS encoding motility protein A yields the protein MNLASIVGWGVGFGAILISMAFTPTGLGVFWDLSSVFITVVGSFSALVASSEISTVKRIPTYLGFFFKKSSFGKVPIIKTLVELSEKARKEGLLSLDDELDQINDPFFKSGMRLVVDGADPEIIRTMLYLELDQMQERHKIGADLFGTWAKLAPAFGMIGTLIGLIALLGNLEDRSALGSSMAVALITTLYGTIMANLMLLPIQIKLESIDIEEASVKTMIVEGILSIQAGDNPRILEQKLVTFLTPKDRSQLGSGILGGE from the coding sequence ATGAATTTAGCTAGTATAGTTGGGTGGGGTGTTGGATTTGGTGCTATTTTAATTTCTATGGCATTTACTCCTACAGGATTAGGGGTTTTTTGGGATTTGAGTTCTGTATTTATTACAGTTGTTGGTTCTTTTTCTGCACTTGTGGCTTCCTCAGAAATTTCCACTGTAAAGAGAATTCCTACATATCTGGGATTTTTCTTTAAAAAGAGTTCTTTTGGTAAAGTTCCCATTATAAAGACTTTAGTTGAACTCTCAGAAAAAGCCAGAAAAGAAGGGCTTTTATCTCTTGATGATGAACTTGATCAAATCAATGATCCTTTTTTTAAGTCTGGAATGAGACTTGTCGTTGATGGTGCTGATCCTGAGATAATTAGAACTATGCTTTATCTTGAACTTGATCAAATGCAAGAGAGACATAAGATTGGTGCTGATCTTTTTGGAACTTGGGCGAAGCTTGCTCCTGCTTTTGGAATGATAGGTACGCTTATTGGGCTTATAGCTCTTCTTGGAAATTTAGAAGACAGATCAGCTCTTGGTTCTTCTATGGCTGTTGCTCTTATTACAACTCTTTATGGTACAATAATGGCAAATTTAATGTTGCTTCCTATTCAAATTAAATTAGAGTCTATAGATATTGAGGAAGCATCAGTGAAGACGATGATTGTTGAAGGTATTTTATCAATTCAGGCAGGGGATAACCCTAGAATTTTAGAACAAAAATTGGTAACGTTTTTAACTCCTAAAGATAGGAGTCAGCTTGGAAGCGGTATTCTTGGGGGTGAGTGA
- a CDS encoding flagellar FlbD family protein codes for MIYVTKLNGDGYYLNPCHIESIEANPDTTILLMNGKKLIVKEDVVEVVDKIKVYRREIGLLDRITQENKGVEL; via the coding sequence ATGATTTATGTAACTAAACTTAATGGCGATGGGTATTATTTAAATCCTTGTCATATTGAGAGTATTGAGGCTAATCCTGATACTACGATTCTTCTTATGAATGGTAAAAAATTGATTGTAAAAGAAGATGTAGTAGAGGTTGTTGATAAAATCAAGGTATATAGGAGAGAGATTGGTTTGTTAGACAGAATTACACAAGAGAATAAGGGAGTTGAGCTATGA
- the flgE gene encoding flagellar hook protein FlgE, which yields MMRSLYSGVSGLQNHQTRMDVVGNNIANVNTIGFKKGRVNFQDMISQSISGASRPTDGRGGVNPKQVGLGMSVATIDTIHTQGSFQSTQKASDLGISGNGFFILRDGNNSFYTRAGAFDVDSNRRLVNPANGMRIQGWMAKSIGGEQVINTSADVEDLVIPIGDKEGAKATEHITFACNLDKRLPIIEEGASEVDVARGTWVVNKTIYDSFGNTSVVELRVVKDTTTPNLWNATVLVNGETNSNFTIGFNNEGALLSLNGQAGQPGDLLEFPITFGVVNANAGEVGEQQTINLRLGNVGSYTDSITQFADASTTKAIIQDGYGMGYMENYEIDQNGIIMGVYSNGIRRDIGKIALASFVNPGGLAKIGDTNFSETSNSGQARVGETGLAGLGTIRAGVLEMANVDLAEQFTDMIVTQRGFQANAKTITTSDQLLQELVRLKN from the coding sequence ATGATGAGGTCTTTATATTCTGGTGTTTCTGGTCTTCAGAATCATCAAACAAGAATGGATGTTGTTGGTAATAACATTGCCAATGTTAATACTATTGGTTTTAAGAAAGGAAGGGTTAATTTTCAAGATATGATATCTCAGAGTATTTCTGGAGCATCTCGTCCTACTGATGGTCGCGGAGGTGTTAATCCAAAACAAGTTGGTCTTGGAATGAGTGTTGCTACTATTGATACTATTCATACTCAAGGATCTTTTCAAAGCACCCAAAAAGCCTCTGATCTTGGAATTAGTGGTAATGGTTTTTTTATTTTAAGAGATGGTAATAATTCTTTTTATACAAGAGCTGGTGCATTTGATGTTGATTCTAATAGGCGTCTTGTAAATCCTGCAAATGGTATGAGAATTCAAGGTTGGATGGCAAAGTCTATTGGTGGAGAACAGGTTATTAATACATCTGCTGATGTTGAAGATTTAGTTATTCCTATTGGGGATAAAGAAGGTGCTAAGGCTACGGAACACATTACTTTTGCTTGTAATCTTGATAAAAGATTACCTATAATTGAGGAAGGTGCAAGTGAAGTGGATGTTGCTCGTGGTACTTGGGTTGTTAATAAGACTATTTATGATAGTTTTGGAAATACTAGTGTTGTTGAACTTAGAGTTGTAAAGGATACAACTACTCCTAATTTATGGAACGCTACAGTTTTAGTAAATGGGGAGACAAATTCCAATTTTACAATAGGCTTTAATAATGAAGGAGCATTGCTTTCTTTAAATGGTCAGGCAGGTCAACCTGGTGATTTACTTGAGTTTCCTATAACTTTTGGTGTTGTGAATGCTAATGCCGGAGAAGTTGGTGAGCAGCAAACTATTAATCTTAGACTTGGTAATGTTGGTAGTTATACTGATTCAATTACGCAATTTGCTGATGCAAGTACTACAAAGGCTATTATCCAAGATGGATATGGTATGGGATATATGGAAAACTATGAAATAGATCAAAATGGTATAATAATGGGAGTTTATTCAAATGGTATTAGACGAGATATTGGTAAAATTGCGCTTGCTTCATTTGTTAATCCTGGGGGACTTGCAAAGATAGGTGATACTAATTTTAGTGAGACAAGTAATTCAGGTCAGGCTAGGGTAGGTGAAACTGGTTTGGCAGGTCTTGGTACTATTAGAGCAGGTGTTTTAGAAATGGCTAATGTTGATCTTGCTGAGCAATTTACAGATATGATAGTTACTCAAAGAGGTTTTCAGGCTAATGCTAAAACTATAACCACTTCGGATCAGTTATTACAAGAGCTTGTAAGACTTAAGAATTAA
- the flgD gene encoding flagellar hook assembly protein FlgD, which produces MGTIDHIDNLVGIDRAKEIFNSKVQRGVKGNNLSRDDFLKLLVTQLKYQDPTDPMKDKEFISQMAQFSALEQMTNMSKSFERLSSVLGINKDLDLLGKIVEFEHVDGEIIKGKVTNIKTGIVPQIMIDGKYYVYNNILSVGLEE; this is translated from the coding sequence ATGGGTACAATTGATCATATTGACAATTTAGTCGGTATAGACCGAGCGAAGGAAATATTTAATTCTAAGGTACAAAGAGGTGTTAAGGGTAATAATCTTAGTCGGGATGATTTTTTGAAACTACTTGTTACTCAACTTAAATATCAAGATCCTACAGACCCAATGAAAGATAAAGAGTTTATTTCGCAAATGGCACAATTCTCAGCTCTTGAACAAATGACAAATATGAGTAAATCTTTTGAGAGGCTCTCATCTGTTCTTGGTATAAATAAAGATTTAGATTTATTGGGCAAAATAGTTGAGTTTGAACATGTTGATGGAGAGATTATTAAGGGTAAAGTTACAAATATTAAAACAGGAATAGTTCCACAAATTATGATTGATGGCAAGTATTATGTTTATAATAATATTTTGTCAGTAGGATTGGAGGAGTAG